In Aliiglaciecola sp. LCG003, a genomic segment contains:
- a CDS encoding tetratricopeptide repeat protein: MMFLSEDTVESLLRAIGQQDMVGASLVIAGQFAGIGDVELHSDKIQQLALEACKMIGNDCDEPSRFDQFIDVFYKKFAFSADETDFFNSRYSLLDQVLDYRTGIPVTLGIIFCALAKQLGFEVEGINFPGHFLIRFKSHNQVDVFIDPLNGKPMSKSELEVLYFSIVGETDVDAIPNEVMQAASVEEIVIRLLHNLKASFIREQNYQKALGAVEMLINLCPNDPYERRDRGFLLHQLDCPQVAKADYQFFIKHCPQDPAAQLLKLQMRHWDYQHGLILH; this comes from the coding sequence ATGATGTTTTTATCCGAGGATACCGTGGAATCCCTACTACGCGCGATAGGTCAACAAGATATGGTCGGTGCAAGCTTAGTGATAGCTGGCCAATTTGCTGGCATCGGCGATGTTGAGTTGCACAGTGATAAAATTCAGCAGTTGGCACTAGAAGCCTGCAAGATGATTGGTAATGATTGTGATGAGCCATCACGATTTGACCAATTTATAGATGTATTTTATAAAAAGTTTGCGTTTAGTGCCGATGAGACCGACTTTTTCAATTCTAGGTACAGTTTACTTGATCAAGTGCTCGATTATAGAACCGGCATTCCCGTTACTTTGGGGATCATTTTTTGTGCGCTAGCCAAGCAATTGGGTTTTGAAGTTGAAGGGATAAATTTTCCTGGGCATTTTTTAATTCGCTTTAAGAGTCACAATCAAGTGGACGTTTTTATCGATCCCTTGAACGGTAAACCCATGAGTAAAAGTGAATTAGAAGTGTTGTACTTTAGCATTGTGGGCGAAACCGATGTCGACGCTATACCTAACGAGGTGATGCAAGCGGCTAGCGTGGAAGAGATCGTGATTCGCCTGTTGCACAACCTTAAAGCATCCTTTATCCGCGAGCAAAATTATCAAAAGGCATTGGGTGCGGTAGAAATGCTAATTAACTTGTGCCCAAATGATCCTTACGAGCGACGTGATAGAGGCTTTTTATTGCATCAATTAGATTGTCCTCAAGTGGCAAAAGCTGATTATCAGTTTTTTATTAAGCATTGCCCCCAAGACCCCGCTGCGCAACTACTTAAGTTACAAATGCGGCATTGGGATTATCAACACGGGCTGATATTACACTAG
- a CDS encoding SirB2 family protein, giving the protein MYIIVKHFHLTTVALSILLFVLRYIWLMRNSSLLQAKWVKITPHIVDTFLLVSAIALCFMAPFNPLNHPWLWQKIILVVGYIGVGYFVLKVARSTLSKWIGFSVAIACLALAGKMAVTKHALFML; this is encoded by the coding sequence ATGTACATAATAGTTAAACATTTCCATCTTACGACGGTAGCACTATCCATTTTGTTATTTGTTTTGAGATATATATGGCTGATGAGAAACTCCAGCCTGTTACAGGCTAAATGGGTGAAAATAACCCCGCACATAGTAGACACATTCTTGCTCGTTTCGGCTATTGCACTTTGTTTCATGGCACCATTTAATCCACTCAATCATCCTTGGCTATGGCAAAAGATTATTCTAGTGGTCGGCTATATAGGGGTAGGATACTTTGTGTTAAAAGTTGCTCGCAGCACCCTTTCAAAGTGGATTGGATTTAGTGTGGCGATAGCGTGTTTGGCACTGGCTGGTAAAATGGCGGTAACTAAACACGCCCTTTTCATGCTATGA
- a CDS encoding DUF3369 domain-containing protein: MSDTFLFAEDTDEPIEEPRGTWKVLIVDDEPEVHAVTKLALNDFVFLDRGLTFISAHSGKEAKQLFQEHDDIAVVLLDVVMETDEAGLEVADYVRNDLDNHFTRIILRTGQPGQAPERDVIVNYDINDYKSKTELTAQKLFTVVIASLRSYRDITVIEENRKGLEKIITASANLFTLRSLESFIEGIIQQLSSLLGGTQDAAYITSAVAGPIPIDCPEPEKFYVFTGKGEYQNQEGALLQDVVKGSGLKACKDALKNHSMVYGDEFVAAYCQGKSTNGSLLYLSGLPRKLNKIDKKLLEIFSQNVQIAFDNVLLTKDIEDTQREIIERLGQAMERHFSVGKHIQRMVEMCHILATEYGLPDCQIEMLKLAVPLHDVGKLKVPMDIIRKPGPLSDDERNIARSHAEIGYQLLKGSRRPIIQTAAMVARDHHEHWDGSGYPRGLKGDKIHIFSRITAIADVYDALRSKLFHKEAWPLDKVLKVFKGESGKHFDPKLVDILIENIERIESIQKKYPDEVMP, encoded by the coding sequence ATGTCAGACACATTTCTTTTTGCCGAGGACACGGACGAACCGATAGAAGAGCCAAGAGGCACGTGGAAGGTGTTGATTGTTGATGATGAACCTGAAGTTCATGCTGTCACTAAATTAGCCTTAAATGATTTCGTCTTTTTAGACCGCGGGCTAACTTTTATCAGTGCCCACAGTGGAAAAGAAGCCAAACAACTTTTTCAGGAGCATGATGATATTGCCGTGGTATTGCTGGATGTTGTTATGGAAACCGACGAAGCTGGCCTGGAAGTAGCTGATTATGTTCGTAATGATTTAGACAACCATTTTACCCGCATCATTTTACGCACGGGCCAACCTGGACAGGCGCCAGAGCGTGATGTCATTGTCAACTACGACATCAATGATTATAAATCCAAAACCGAATTGACGGCACAAAAACTATTTACCGTCGTTATTGCATCTTTGCGCTCTTACCGTGACATCACCGTTATAGAAGAAAATCGCAAGGGGTTAGAGAAAATCATTACTGCCTCTGCCAACCTTTTTACCCTGCGTTCATTAGAAAGTTTTATTGAAGGCATTATCCAACAACTTTCTTCCTTATTAGGAGGCACACAGGACGCCGCTTACATTACCTCAGCAGTGGCGGGTCCTATTCCTATTGATTGCCCAGAGCCTGAAAAATTCTATGTATTTACAGGCAAAGGTGAATACCAAAATCAAGAAGGTGCGCTGTTACAGGATGTGGTCAAAGGCAGTGGACTCAAAGCCTGTAAAGATGCCTTGAAAAATCATTCCATGGTGTATGGCGACGAATTTGTGGCGGCATATTGCCAAGGAAAAAGTACCAATGGTTCCTTGTTGTACCTGTCCGGATTACCTAGAAAACTGAATAAAATTGACAAAAAACTACTCGAAATTTTTAGTCAGAATGTGCAAATTGCATTTGATAATGTGTTGCTCACCAAAGATATCGAAGATACCCAGCGAGAAATAATAGAACGCTTAGGGCAGGCGATGGAACGACACTTCAGCGTCGGCAAACATATCCAAAGAATGGTAGAGATGTGCCACATTTTGGCCACAGAGTATGGTTTACCTGATTGTCAGATTGAAATGCTCAAGTTAGCCGTTCCCCTCCATGATGTAGGTAAGCTGAAGGTCCCTATGGATATTATCCGTAAACCTGGGCCTTTATCAGATGATGAACGTAATATCGCTCGCAGCCATGCAGAGATTGGCTATCAATTGCTAAAAGGATCTCGTCGTCCAATTATTCAAACTGCGGCAATGGTGGCCAGAGATCATCATGAGCATTGGGATGGTAGCGGATATCCGCGAGGCCTAAAGGGAGACAAAATACATATATTCAGCCGCATTACTGCTATCGCTGATGTGTATGATGCATTACGAAGCAAATTATTTCATAAAGAGGCTTGGCCTTTAGACAAAGTATTAAAAGTGTTTAAAGGCGAAAGCGGCAAGCACTTTGATCCCAAGTTGGTGGATATACTTATTGAAAATATAGAGCGGATTGAAAGTATCCAAAAAAAGTATCCTGATGAGGTGATGCCTTAA
- the prmC gene encoding peptide chain release factor N(5)-glutamine methyltransferase: MSIQQLLDWAIVQLALGESPRLDARILLSHCTNLSITQLMTWPDKSIDETPEKQFRDLVQQRKVGHPVAHLIGYRDFWTLSLNVTPDTLIPRPETELLIEQALQLDLPREARVLDLGTGTGAIALSLASEQADWQITGADFSAKAVQLAKSNGVKNHLEQVTFLQSNWFEQIPLQSFDLIVSNPPYVESDSPYLAQGDVRFEPASALTSGSTGLDDITQIVKNATSYLSSKGWLMLEHGLGQAPEIAKLFLNSGYQNIFHAEDLNGVTRISAARKVV, encoded by the coding sequence ATGTCAATTCAACAACTATTAGACTGGGCAATAGTCCAGTTAGCTTTAGGCGAAAGTCCTAGGCTTGATGCCCGGATATTACTTAGTCATTGCACTAACTTAAGCATCACGCAACTGATGACTTGGCCGGACAAAAGCATTGATGAAACGCCAGAGAAGCAATTTCGAGATTTAGTCCAACAACGTAAAGTGGGTCATCCGGTCGCCCATTTAATTGGATATCGTGACTTTTGGACCTTGTCGTTGAATGTTACACCTGATACCTTAATTCCGCGCCCTGAAACAGAATTACTGATTGAACAAGCCTTGCAACTAGATTTACCCCGCGAAGCCCGCGTGTTGGACCTAGGTACAGGGACTGGGGCAATTGCTTTGTCGCTGGCCAGTGAACAAGCTGATTGGCAAATAACAGGCGCAGATTTTAGTGCTAAAGCAGTGCAGTTGGCAAAATCCAATGGGGTTAAAAATCACTTAGAGCAGGTGACTTTTTTACAAAGTAACTGGTTTGAGCAAATCCCCCTGCAATCCTTCGATTTAATTGTTTCGAACCCTCCTTATGTTGAGTCTGACAGTCCGTATTTAGCTCAAGGCGATGTTAGATTTGAGCCTGCTTCAGCGTTAACCTCAGGGAGCACTGGATTAGATGACATCACTCAAATTGTAAAAAATGCTACCTCTTATTTATCCTCCAAAGGATGGCTTATGTTAGAGCATGGCTTAGGGCAAGCCCCCGAGATTGCCAAGTTATTTCTCAATTCAGGTTATCAAAATATCTTCCATGCAGAGGACCTAAATGGCGTCACTCGTATTAGCGCTGCCCGTAAAGTAGTTTGA
- the prfA gene encoding peptide chain release factor 1, producing the protein MKDSVVSKLESLIERFEEVQALLSNAEIIADQNKFRALSKEYSQLEDVVKAFKQYQQAQQDLSSAQEMMQEDDAEMREMAQEEYKAAKSSIESLETELQILLLPKDPNDESNCFLEIRAGAGGDEAAIFAGDLFRMYSRYAETQGWRLELVNANEGEHGGYKEVVANIIGDGAYGVMKFESGGHRVQRVPETESQGRIHTSACTVAVLPEIPESEAISINPADLRVDTFRASGAGGQHVNKTDSAIRLTHIPSGVVVECQDERSQHKNRAKAMSVLQARLNQIEEDKRNAEEASTRRNLVGSGDRSERIRTYNFPQGRVTDHRINLTLYKLDDVIAGDVNALLEPIRQEHQADLLASLSDH; encoded by the coding sequence ATGAAAGACTCAGTCGTCAGCAAGTTAGAATCCTTAATAGAGCGATTTGAAGAAGTGCAAGCTTTGTTAAGCAATGCCGAAATCATTGCTGATCAAAATAAATTTAGAGCCTTATCGAAAGAATATTCGCAACTTGAAGATGTGGTGAAAGCTTTTAAGCAGTATCAACAAGCTCAACAGGATCTCTCATCCGCGCAAGAAATGATGCAAGAAGATGATGCCGAAATGCGCGAAATGGCGCAGGAGGAATATAAAGCTGCAAAGTCGAGTATTGAAAGTTTAGAAACTGAATTGCAAATATTACTCTTGCCTAAAGATCCAAATGATGAAAGTAACTGTTTCTTAGAAATCAGAGCAGGAGCCGGTGGTGATGAAGCCGCCATTTTCGCTGGCGACTTATTCCGTATGTATAGTCGTTATGCCGAAACCCAAGGATGGCGCCTAGAGTTGGTTAATGCCAACGAAGGCGAACATGGTGGTTATAAAGAAGTTGTGGCTAATATCATTGGTGATGGCGCCTATGGAGTAATGAAGTTTGAATCCGGTGGACATAGGGTGCAACGTGTACCTGAAACCGAATCCCAAGGACGGATTCATACATCAGCTTGTACGGTAGCCGTACTACCTGAAATCCCTGAATCTGAAGCGATTTCAATTAACCCGGCTGATTTACGGGTTGATACCTTCAGAGCATCTGGTGCCGGTGGTCAGCACGTCAATAAAACTGATTCTGCTATACGTTTAACTCACATTCCTTCTGGGGTTGTGGTGGAGTGTCAGGATGAACGTTCACAACATAAAAACCGAGCTAAAGCGATGTCGGTATTGCAAGCTAGGCTGAATCAGATAGAAGAAGATAAACGCAATGCCGAAGAAGCTTCCACACGACGTAATTTGGTTGGAAGTGGTGATCGTTCTGAGCGGATCCGGACCTATAACTTTCCCCAGGGACGAGTAACAGATCACCGCATCAACTTAACCTTATATAAACTTGATGACGTTATTGCCGGCGATGTAAATGCATTGTTAGAGCCAATCAGACAAGAACATCAGGCCGATTTGCTAGCATCACTATCGGATCATTAA
- the hemA gene encoding glutamyl-tRNA reductase produces MTLIALGINHKTASVVLREKVAFAPESIVSALSSLRQSLGAEESVILSTCNRTELYVAADRINKDDVVNWLAQFHGVAAGDIANNSYLFESRQAIEHIMRVASGLDSLILGEPQILGQVKQAYMSAKNSGAIQGHFERLFQHIFSVAKKVRSDTDIGANAVSVAFAAVQLSKQIFSSLAKTNVLLIGAGETIELVGKHLNEQSVQKITVANRTLSRAQELAQQIGAEVVTLAQVPSILHQADIVISSTASTLPIIGKGMVESALKDRKHKPIFFVDLAVPRDIESEVAELDDAYLYSVDDLQHIVEQNLANRQQAADEAENIIQLQVKEFYNWQNSQASVDTLKTFRQQNYEIKEKLQERALSQLAEGKDPQQVVIELSNKLTNALLHAPTKALNQAASEQDEQTLSILKNTLGLQSEQQD; encoded by the coding sequence ATGACGTTAATCGCGCTAGGTATTAATCACAAAACAGCATCTGTCGTACTGCGAGAGAAGGTCGCCTTTGCACCTGAATCAATCGTTAGCGCGCTGTCATCCCTACGCCAGTCATTGGGCGCTGAAGAGTCAGTGATTTTATCTACTTGTAATCGTACCGAACTTTATGTTGCCGCCGACCGGATCAATAAGGATGATGTAGTTAATTGGCTGGCCCAATTTCATGGTGTGGCCGCTGGTGATATCGCCAACAACAGCTATTTATTTGAAAGTCGTCAGGCGATTGAACACATAATGCGCGTAGCCAGTGGATTGGACTCGTTAATATTAGGTGAGCCGCAGATACTCGGCCAAGTGAAACAGGCCTATATGAGTGCGAAAAACTCCGGAGCCATCCAAGGGCATTTTGAACGGCTGTTTCAACATATTTTTAGCGTAGCCAAAAAAGTCCGTTCTGACACTGACATCGGCGCCAATGCTGTTTCAGTGGCATTTGCAGCGGTACAACTGTCAAAACAAATATTTTCCTCGTTAGCTAAAACCAATGTGTTATTGATTGGTGCTGGCGAAACCATAGAGTTGGTGGGTAAGCATCTTAATGAGCAATCGGTGCAGAAAATTACCGTGGCCAACCGGACTTTGAGTCGAGCACAGGAGTTGGCTCAGCAGATAGGCGCAGAAGTCGTCACGTTGGCGCAGGTGCCGAGTATCTTGCATCAAGCGGATATTGTTATCAGTTCTACCGCCAGTACCTTGCCCATCATAGGTAAGGGTATGGTGGAAAGTGCCTTGAAAGATCGCAAACACAAGCCTATCTTCTTTGTTGACCTAGCAGTTCCGCGGGATATCGAAAGCGAAGTGGCTGAACTTGATGATGCCTATTTATATAGTGTGGATGATTTACAACATATTGTTGAACAGAATCTTGCTAATCGACAGCAAGCTGCAGACGAAGCTGAAAATATTATTCAACTGCAAGTAAAAGAGTTTTATAACTGGCAAAACTCGCAAGCATCGGTGGATACCTTAAAAACCTTCCGCCAACAGAATTATGAGATCAAAGAAAAGCTACAAGAACGGGCACTCAGTCAGCTTGCAGAGGGTAAAGACCCCCAACAAGTGGTGATAGAATTGTCCAACAAATTAACTAATGCGTTGTTACATGCTCCAACAAAGGCCTTAAATCAAGCAGCCTCTGAGCAAGATGAGCAAACACTGTCCATCCTAAAAAACACCTTAGGGTTGCAGTCTGAACAACAAGATTAA
- the lolB gene encoding lipoprotein insertase outer membrane protein LolB: MRIVGLAIGIICVLLLNGCASKRIQNQSVDSVAHQQALSEFNHWKIKGRMAFKSADEKFSAYVRWEQLDQQYDLQLNTFIGTTLMSMEGYPGYAKLEADDKTYTDVNASDLIQRITGWNIPVAKLSMWVKGQHSDQESIIYDDLGLVNQLVSKCKRCSPWILTYSKYKLVDELLLPHQIELVNRKDKQNQIKIKITSWQKL; encoded by the coding sequence ATGAGAATTGTTGGGCTAGCAATAGGTATTATTTGCGTTTTGTTGCTAAATGGCTGCGCAAGCAAGCGCATTCAAAACCAGAGTGTTGATAGTGTGGCCCATCAGCAAGCCCTCAGTGAGTTCAATCATTGGAAGATCAAGGGCCGTATGGCGTTTAAAAGCGCAGATGAAAAATTCAGTGCCTATGTTAGATGGGAGCAGCTAGATCAGCAGTATGATCTGCAGCTAAATACCTTTATTGGCACCACCTTGATGTCAATGGAAGGCTATCCAGGTTATGCTAAACTTGAAGCCGATGATAAAACCTATACCGATGTGAATGCCTCTGATCTTATCCAGCGTATTACCGGATGGAATATTCCAGTCGCAAAACTATCTATGTGGGTAAAGGGTCAACATAGCGACCAAGAATCAATAATCTATGACGATTTAGGTTTGGTGAATCAATTAGTGTCGAAGTGTAAAAGGTGCTCACCTTGGATATTGACCTATTCAAAATATAAATTAGTCGATGAACTACTGCTCCCCCACCAAATAGAATTAGTTAATCGTAAAGACAAGCAAAATCAAATCAAAATAAAAATCACTTCATGGCAGAAATTATAA
- the ispE gene encoding 4-(cytidine 5'-diphospho)-2-C-methyl-D-erythritol kinase has translation MSNETQLEWWPSPAKLNLFLHITGRNPQGYHLLQSLFQMVDVGDRLAFKVNQSGIINLQTVLQDVPAEQNLIVKAAKLLQHYTKTSAGCDIWLDKVLPMGGGIGGGSSNAATTLVALNYLWNTNLPSHVLSELGLQLGADVPIFIQGKTAFAEGVGEIISPVELKTQYYLIVFPNCHVSTAEVFAAADLPRNTPKIAWSDYSFEQTHNDCQKLVSQRYPKVANLLAHLLEYAPSRMTGTGACLFAIFDTNNQAQQVKDTLPEDCQAFIAKGVNNSPLCDHLAKKSG, from the coding sequence ATGTCAAATGAAACCCAGTTGGAATGGTGGCCAAGCCCAGCCAAACTCAATCTTTTTCTACATATCACTGGCCGAAACCCGCAGGGTTACCACCTATTGCAGAGTCTCTTCCAAATGGTTGATGTGGGCGATAGGCTAGCGTTTAAAGTCAACCAAAGCGGCATTATTAACCTGCAAACCGTATTACAAGATGTTCCTGCCGAGCAAAACCTGATTGTTAAAGCGGCTAAATTGCTCCAGCACTACACTAAGACCTCGGCTGGCTGTGATATTTGGCTGGATAAAGTATTGCCGATGGGCGGCGGCATTGGCGGCGGCTCATCTAATGCCGCAACCACGCTAGTGGCGTTGAATTATTTATGGAATACTAACTTACCTTCACATGTGTTGTCTGAGCTTGGTCTCCAATTAGGTGCGGATGTACCTATTTTTATTCAGGGTAAAACGGCCTTTGCCGAAGGCGTAGGCGAAATTATTTCACCGGTAGAGCTCAAAACCCAATACTATTTAATCGTATTCCCTAATTGCCACGTGTCTACCGCTGAGGTTTTTGCTGCTGCAGATTTACCCAGAAATACCCCCAAAATAGCCTGGTCCGATTATTCTTTTGAGCAAACTCATAATGATTGCCAGAAATTAGTCAGTCAACGCTATCCTAAAGTTGCAAATTTATTAGCGCACTTGTTAGAATACGCGCCGTCGAGAATGACCGGAACAGGCGCCTGCTTATTCGCCATTTTTGACACTAACAACCAAGCACAACAGGTTAAAGATACTTTGCCGGAAGATTGTCAGGCTTTTATAGCCAAAGGAGTGAATAATTCTCCTTTATGTGATCATTTAGCAAAAAAATCCGGCTGA
- a CDS encoding ribose-phosphate pyrophosphokinase — protein MPDMKLFAGNAVPELAQKVADRLYTKLGHASVGRFSDGEISVEIHENVRGSDVFIIQSTCAPTNDNLMELIVMIDALRRASAGRITAVIPYFGYARQDRRVRSARVPITAKVVADFLSNVGVDRVLTIDLHAEQIQGFFDVPVDNAFGTPILLDDMRRRDFDNPVVVSPDIGGVVRARAMAKLLNDTDLAIIDKRRPKANVAQVMHIIGDVKGRDCIIVDDMIDTGGTLGKAAEALKAHGAKNVYAYATHAIFSGDAVKNITESVIDEIIVTDSIPLRPEIKALSKVKQLTLSNMLAEAIRRVSNEESISAMFEY, from the coding sequence GTGCCGGACATGAAGCTTTTCGCTGGTAATGCAGTACCAGAACTCGCCCAAAAAGTCGCAGACCGACTCTACACCAAACTTGGCCATGCTAGCGTTGGCCGCTTCAGTGACGGAGAAATAAGTGTCGAGATTCATGAAAATGTCCGCGGCTCGGACGTTTTTATTATTCAGTCTACTTGCGCGCCTACTAATGACAACTTGATGGAATTGATCGTGATGATTGATGCCCTCAGACGTGCATCAGCTGGCCGTATCACCGCGGTAATTCCTTACTTCGGCTATGCTCGACAAGATAGACGAGTACGTTCAGCTCGTGTGCCTATTACCGCTAAAGTGGTAGCCGATTTCTTATCAAACGTTGGTGTAGATAGAGTATTAACTATCGATTTACACGCAGAGCAAATTCAAGGTTTCTTCGATGTGCCAGTAGATAACGCTTTTGGTACGCCCATTTTGTTAGATGATATGCGCAGACGTGATTTTGATAATCCGGTTGTGGTATCACCAGACATTGGCGGTGTTGTTCGTGCCCGAGCAATGGCAAAACTGTTAAACGACACTGACTTAGCCATCATTGATAAACGTCGTCCTAAAGCCAATGTTGCACAAGTAATGCATATTATTGGTGATGTAAAAGGCCGCGACTGTATTATCGTTGACGATATGATTGATACTGGTGGAACCTTAGGTAAAGCCGCCGAGGCGTTAAAAGCACATGGCGCTAAAAATGTTTATGCCTATGCAACTCATGCGATATTCTCAGGTGATGCAGTTAAGAACATTACCGAATCAGTCATTGATGAAATTATCGTCACTGACAGTATTCCACTGCGACCTGAAATCAAAGCATTGAGCAAGGTGAAGCAACTTACCTTGTCAAACATGCTAGCTGAGGCCATCCGCCGCGTCAGCAACGAAGAATCTATTTCGGCAATGTTCGAATACTAA
- a CDS encoding amidohydrolase family protein, with protein sequence MSLKIKVTFLFLSALHLNAFAQNQALVGGRLIDGFGHQPIANSVILIKDGIIEKVGTIDTLAIPEGYTQVSTEGMDVLPGLWENHAHLMLNGHADYVHWDVAYIDRLSDEIMPASAAQLLLAGITSARDLGAPLKDTISVKSRIERGEIPGPNLYVSGPFLQHEAYPGTEKFRWGIDGVADAKRKVNQLADAGMDIIKLIDQDKMTLEEAQAIVDQAHERGLKVVAHSHRPDEIRRGLEIGVDNFEHTGLTTSPEYPADIIQALKERTATGRVAGGPLFWTPTVEGLWNYQLTVANPERLDNTCWHRGLKDDTIADIESSLKNVGQLDYMQLTPLRKPTLKRKIAQLKETGVVFLVGTDSGIPTKFHCQSTWNEMAIWVEQMQISSMDAIRAATYWPAVMMGVNKTTGTVSEGKAADIIAVKGDVLRYINLLQNVNLVMKNGVIYKQDGLPVEANL encoded by the coding sequence ATGTCATTAAAAATTAAAGTTACATTTTTATTCTTGAGTGCCTTACATCTAAATGCCTTTGCTCAAAACCAAGCCTTAGTCGGCGGCCGATTGATTGATGGTTTTGGGCATCAACCCATCGCCAACAGTGTGATCTTAATAAAAGATGGCATCATCGAAAAAGTCGGTACTATCGATACGCTAGCGATACCAGAAGGTTACACTCAAGTGTCGACTGAAGGCATGGATGTGTTGCCAGGGCTTTGGGAAAATCACGCGCACTTGATGTTAAATGGGCATGCTGACTACGTGCATTGGGATGTTGCTTATATTGACAGGTTGTCGGATGAAATAATGCCAGCAAGTGCCGCCCAATTATTGTTGGCCGGTATAACCAGTGCACGAGATTTAGGTGCACCGCTAAAAGATACCATAAGTGTCAAATCACGGATTGAGAGAGGCGAGATACCTGGCCCAAATTTATATGTTTCTGGCCCATTTTTACAACACGAAGCTTACCCAGGGACCGAAAAATTTCGCTGGGGCATAGATGGCGTGGCTGATGCAAAGCGCAAAGTGAATCAATTAGCCGACGCGGGTATGGATATCATCAAGTTAATTGATCAAGACAAAATGACCCTTGAAGAGGCTCAAGCAATTGTGGATCAAGCCCACGAACGGGGGCTAAAAGTAGTTGCCCATTCACATCGTCCTGATGAAATACGTCGAGGGTTAGAAATAGGCGTAGATAATTTTGAACACACCGGCTTAACCACCTCGCCAGAATATCCAGCTGATATTATTCAAGCACTCAAAGAACGCACCGCAACAGGTCGAGTTGCCGGCGGGCCGCTATTTTGGACACCCACAGTGGAAGGCTTGTGGAATTATCAACTTACCGTAGCCAATCCCGAACGATTAGATAATACCTGCTGGCATCGTGGCCTTAAAGACGACACCATCGCTGATATCGAGTCCTCATTAAAAAATGTCGGTCAATTGGACTATATGCAGTTAACGCCGTTGCGCAAGCCTACACTGAAACGTAAAATCGCGCAGTTAAAGGAAACCGGCGTAGTGTTCTTAGTAGGAACCGATAGTGGGATTCCAACTAAATTTCATTGCCAAAGTACGTGGAATGAAATGGCCATTTGGGTCGAGCAGATGCAAATCAGCTCTATGGATGCGATTCGGGCCGCAACCTACTGGCCGGCAGTAATGATGGGCGTAAATAAAACTACTGGTACAGTTTCAGAAGGTAAAGCAGCCGATATTATAGCGGTGAAAGGGGATGTACTGCGCTACATTAATTTGCTGCAAAATGTGAATTTAGTCATGAAAAATGGTGTGATCTATAAACAGGACGGGCTACCTGTTGAAGCCAATTTATAA
- a CDS encoding 50S ribosomal protein L25/general stress protein Ctc translates to MSDAIFNLDAEVRTDLGKGASRRLRREDKVPAILYGADKEPVSLTLAHNKVLQAQEFEAFYSHVLVLDIAGEKVEAVVKDMQRHPFKPKVTHIDFLRVDKNKELTTSVPLHFINEESADSIKVHGGHAEHHMNDVEVTCLPKNLPEFIEVDLTDVELGQTLHLSDLTLPKGVTSVELAKGEDHDLAVVTVKTAKGPSVAEEEVESSEEDAAKE, encoded by the coding sequence ATGTCTGATGCAATTTTTAATTTGGATGCAGAAGTCCGCACAGATCTAGGGAAAGGTGCGAGCCGCCGCCTACGTCGTGAAGACAAAGTACCTGCGATCCTTTACGGAGCTGACAAAGAGCCAGTTTCTTTAACCCTAGCCCACAACAAAGTTCTTCAAGCTCAAGAGTTTGAAGCGTTTTACAGCCATGTTTTAGTACTTGATATCGCTGGCGAGAAAGTTGAAGCTGTAGTTAAAGACATGCAACGTCACCCGTTCAAACCAAAAGTTACGCACATAGATTTCTTGCGCGTTGATAAGAACAAAGAGCTAACCACTAGTGTTCCTCTTCACTTTATCAACGAAGAAAGTGCAGATTCTATCAAGGTTCATGGCGGTCACGCAGAACACCACATGAATGACGTAGAAGTCACTTGTCTACCTAAAAATCTTCCAGAGTTTATCGAAGTAGATTTAACTGATGTTGAACTTGGCCAAACTTTGCATTTATCTGATTTGACGCTTCCTAAAGGTGTTACTTCAGTAGAATTGGCTAAAGGCGAAGATCATGACTTAGCAGTTGTTACTGTTAAGACAGCTAAAGGTCCAAGTGTTGCCGAAGAAGAAGTAGAAAGCTCTGAAGAAGACGCAGCTAAGGAATAA